In one window of Gemmatimonadota bacterium DNA:
- the tsaB gene encoding tRNA (adenosine(37)-N6)-threonylcarbamoyltransferase complex dimerization subunit type 1 TsaB, translating to MWLAIDTATDRASIALGGPGLVAARAEVVGARRHAAELLPAIERCLAEAGLGYGALEGIVLADGPGSFTGLRVGAAVAKALVRARRMPLWVTPSLLVCAAARGTVDGVVLAVSNALRGDLFAAAYRVSPSGVETILAPAVLRPDAIHALVPAPVAIVGPAASTLGSPPTWPEAAMLLDLVGRAGGVRQVAAVAAWEPEYGRPAEAQVQWELKHGRPLADPARAGR from the coding sequence TCGCCCTCGGCGGGCCGGGGCTCGTGGCGGCGCGGGCCGAGGTTGTCGGTGCCCGGCGCCACGCCGCCGAACTGCTGCCCGCCATCGAACGCTGCCTGGCCGAGGCGGGCCTGGGGTATGGCGCCCTCGAGGGCATCGTGCTCGCGGATGGTCCCGGCAGCTTCACGGGGCTGCGGGTGGGGGCGGCCGTGGCCAAGGCCCTGGTCCGGGCGCGGCGCATGCCCCTGTGGGTGACGCCGTCGCTCCTGGTGTGCGCCGCGGCGCGGGGAACGGTCGACGGCGTGGTGCTGGCCGTCAGCAACGCCCTCCGCGGCGACCTCTTCGCCGCCGCCTATCGCGTCAGCCCCTCCGGGGTGGAGACCATCCTGGCGCCCGCGGTGCTTCGTCCCGACGCCATCCACGCCTTGGTGCCCGCGCCTGTGGCGATTGTCGGGCCGGCGGCCTCGACGCTGGGGAGCCCGCCGACGTGGCCGGAGGCGGCGATGCTGCTCGATCTCGTGGGGCGCGCGGGCGGGGTCCGTCAGGTGGCCGCGGTGGCTGCCTGGGAGCCGGAGTATGGCCGCCCCGCCGAAGCCCAGGTCCAGTGGGAACTCAAGCATGGCCGACCCCTGGCTGATCCGGCCCGCGCGGGCCGCTGA
- the rimI gene encoding ribosomal protein S18-alanine N-acetyltransferase — MADPWLIRPARAADAARIAPIEQRCFSDPWSAAAFEDVFRFPLGIGLVAEWDRQIGGYLVGRAVAGEGEIMNLAVAPEHRREGLGARLLEEGLGLLRARGARQVYLEVRAGNEAARALYERRGFRPVGRRSGYYRNPAEDAIVLRLALPDGA; from the coding sequence ATGGCCGACCCCTGGCTGATCCGGCCCGCGCGGGCCGCTGACGCCGCGCGCATCGCGCCGATCGAGCAGCGGTGCTTCAGCGACCCCTGGAGCGCCGCGGCGTTCGAGGACGTCTTCCGGTTTCCCCTCGGGATCGGCCTGGTCGCCGAGTGGGACCGCCAGATCGGCGGGTACCTGGTGGGGCGCGCCGTGGCCGGCGAGGGCGAGATCATGAACCTCGCGGTGGCGCCGGAGCACCGCCGGGAGGGTCTCGGGGCCCGGCTCCTCGAGGAGGGGCTGGGCCTCCTCCGGGCGCGCGGGGCGCGGCAGGTGTACCTGGAGGTCCGGGCGGGGAATGAGGCTGCGCGCGCCCTCTACGAGCGGCGCGGCTTCCGCCCGGTCGGGCGCCGGTCAGGGTACTACCGGAATCCGGCCGAGGATGCCATTGTCCTCCGCCTCGCCCTCCCCGATGGCGCGTGA
- a CDS encoding single-stranded DNA-binding protein, which yields MSRSLNKVTLIGNIGQDPEVRSTSGGGRVANFSLATSRQWSGQGGDKQEKTEWHRVVAWNNTRGGGTGLADVIEKYCKKGDKLYVEGRIEYRSWQDKDGQTRYTTEIIANEVIMLSGKGGAAGDGGGFTPARAGAASPAAPAKKDAKEGGKEGGKESFDDFPGALDGEDDDLPF from the coding sequence GTGAGTCGCAGCCTCAACAAGGTGACCCTGATCGGCAACATCGGTCAGGATCCGGAAGTGCGCAGCACCAGCGGTGGTGGCCGCGTCGCCAATTTCAGCCTGGCCACCAGCCGCCAGTGGAGCGGCCAGGGCGGTGACAAGCAGGAGAAGACCGAGTGGCACCGCGTCGTCGCGTGGAACAACACGCGCGGGGGTGGCACCGGCCTCGCCGACGTCATCGAGAAGTACTGCAAGAAGGGCGACAAGCTCTACGTCGAGGGTCGGATCGAGTACCGCTCCTGGCAGGACAAGGACGGGCAGACCCGCTACACCACGGAGATCATCGCCAACGAAGTGATCATGCTCTCCGGCAAGGGTGGAGCGGCAGGGGACGGCGGCGGGTTCACCCCCGCGCGCGCGGGGGCCGCCAGCCCGGCGGCGCCGGCCAAGAAGGATGCGAAGGAAGGCGGCAAGGAGGGCGGCAAGGAGTCGTTCGACGACTTTCCCGGCGCACTCGATGGCGAGGACGACGACCTGCCGTTCTGA
- a CDS encoding LysM peptidoglycan-binding domain-containing protein: MSTSARLRLCAVLAALTLPLAAGAQARPETHTVRPGDTLWDLARQYLGDPFLWPEIYRLNTNVVEDPHWIYPNEVLRLSGGGDVAAVPATDTPVPAGAEPVAVEAQPQAGIPVEEPAEAAAEDPAAAGLAEPQVADITEEPVSDNRDDVDLTPLVGDRRRLGQVGPSLELALERNYRPIRRSEFYSSGFLTEEQQLPFGRVLGTTTPLQIEEVSARTTATLHARIGIVPPVGGTYQVGDTLMVGLVRQTIEGYGQVVVPTGLVRVVDVSRPENVAEVIATYAPVRDHQVVLPAERFVDPGNVRPVPISDGVQANMLAHRDRQPLTGPQDVVFLNRGKKDGVAIGDLFELRQRARGRVDMATVTDDPMGTIQVVHVGERTATARVVSVVHPDIPPGTEARQIAKLPS; the protein is encoded by the coding sequence ATGTCCACTTCCGCTCGGTTGCGCCTCTGCGCGGTGCTCGCGGCGCTGACTCTGCCTCTCGCGGCCGGGGCTCAGGCGCGTCCTGAGACCCATACCGTTCGCCCCGGCGACACCCTGTGGGATCTGGCCCGCCAGTACCTCGGCGATCCGTTCCTCTGGCCCGAGATCTACCGCCTCAACACCAACGTGGTGGAAGATCCCCACTGGATCTACCCCAACGAGGTCCTCCGCCTCTCGGGTGGCGGCGACGTCGCCGCCGTCCCCGCCACCGACACCCCGGTTCCGGCGGGCGCCGAACCGGTGGCGGTCGAGGCGCAGCCGCAGGCCGGCATCCCGGTGGAGGAACCCGCCGAGGCCGCCGCGGAAGATCCGGCGGCGGCCGGCCTCGCCGAGCCGCAGGTGGCCGATATCACCGAGGAGCCGGTGTCCGACAACCGGGACGACGTCGACCTCACGCCGCTGGTCGGGGACCGTCGGCGGCTCGGGCAGGTCGGGCCGAGTCTCGAACTGGCGCTGGAACGGAACTACCGGCCCATCCGGCGCAGCGAGTTTTACAGCTCGGGGTTCCTGACCGAGGAGCAGCAACTGCCGTTCGGACGGGTGCTCGGGACGACCACGCCACTGCAGATCGAGGAAGTCTCCGCCCGCACCACCGCGACGCTGCATGCCCGGATCGGCATCGTGCCGCCGGTCGGCGGCACCTACCAGGTGGGCGACACGCTCATGGTCGGCCTGGTCCGCCAGACGATCGAGGGCTACGGCCAGGTGGTGGTGCCCACAGGACTGGTCCGGGTGGTCGACGTGAGCCGGCCGGAAAACGTGGCCGAGGTCATCGCGACGTACGCCCCGGTCCGGGATCACCAGGTGGTGCTACCCGCGGAGCGCTTCGTGGACCCGGGAAACGTGCGCCCGGTGCCGATCTCCGACGGGGTCCAGGCCAACATGCTGGCCCACCGCGATCGCCAGCCGCTGACCGGCCCGCAGGACGTCGTCTTCCTCAATCGCGGCAAGAAGGACGGCGTGGCGATCGGCGACCTGTTCGAGCTGCGGCAGCGCGCGCGGGGCCGGGTCGACATGGCGACGGTCACCGATGATCCGATGGGGACCATCCAGGTGGTGCACGTGGGCGAACGGACCGCCACGGCCCGGGTGGTGAGCGTGGTGCATCCCGACATCCCGCCGGGCACGGAGGCCCGCCAGATCGCCAAGTTGCCTTCCTGA
- a CDS encoding MotA/TolQ/ExbB proton channel family protein, producing the protein MLQAGPALPSSSWELVLHSSPETKVVLAITLVFSAISWFVIVLKWWQFRRSRLQANRFFAELERTTRLKDAYHAVMKLPPSPFNRLFREGLSFLGELRPGSLRDAGQAPAPGTLSMTQLEALKMVLGKEVASERDVMARFIPWLATIGSVGPLLGLLGTVLGVMDAFIGIASKGSGNISAVAPGVAEALVTTVAGLAVAIPAVIAYNLFVNRLSLFAGELEGFANELIGTMAREGLL; encoded by the coding sequence ATGCTCCAGGCCGGTCCCGCCCTCCCCTCGTCGTCCTGGGAACTCGTGCTCCACTCGAGCCCGGAGACAAAGGTCGTCCTCGCCATCACCCTGGTCTTCTCGGCGATCTCCTGGTTCGTCATCGTCCTCAAGTGGTGGCAGTTCCGCCGCAGCCGGCTCCAGGCCAACCGGTTCTTCGCCGAGCTGGAGCGGACCACGCGCCTCAAGGACGCCTATCACGCCGTGATGAAGCTGCCCCCGTCTCCGTTCAACCGGCTGTTCCGCGAGGGCCTGTCCTTCCTGGGCGAGCTCCGGCCCGGGTCGCTGCGCGATGCCGGCCAGGCGCCGGCGCCGGGGACCCTGAGCATGACCCAGCTCGAGGCGCTGAAGATGGTGCTCGGCAAGGAAGTGGCCTCGGAGCGCGACGTGATGGCGCGGTTCATCCCGTGGCTCGCCACCATCGGCTCGGTCGGGCCGCTGCTCGGGCTTCTCGGCACGGTGCTCGGGGTCATGGACGCCTTCATCGGCATCGCCTCCAAGGGCTCGGGCAACATCAGCGCCGTCGCGCCCGGCGTGGCGGAGGCGCTGGTGACCACGGTGGCGGGCCTGGCAGTGGCCATCCCGGCGGTGATCGCCTATAACCTCTTCGTCAACCGGCTGAGCCTCTTCGCGGGCGAGCTCGAGGGCTTTGCCAACGAGCTCATCGGCACGATGGCCCGCGAGGGGCTGCTCTAG
- a CDS encoding biopolymer transporter ExbD, with amino-acid sequence MAWGVGRGGGLRGHGELPLNADINVTSLVDIAFVLLIIFMIAAPIMQGGVDVQLPQAAARPITAQEGMVVSVDREGRIFIDETQVSYSDFRLTFAALVKSRRPKSVYLRADRRVPYGDVVRVLATIRTSGVSDVGLVAEEEDQP; translated from the coding sequence ATGGCCTGGGGCGTCGGCCGGGGCGGCGGGCTGCGCGGGCACGGCGAGCTGCCGCTCAACGCGGACATCAACGTCACCAGCCTGGTCGACATCGCGTTCGTGCTCCTGATCATCTTCATGATCGCCGCGCCGATCATGCAGGGCGGGGTGGACGTCCAGCTTCCCCAGGCCGCCGCCAGGCCGATCACGGCGCAGGAGGGGATGGTGGTGAGCGTGGACCGGGAGGGCCGGATCTTCATCGACGAGACCCAGGTCTCGTACAGCGACTTCCGGCTGACCTTTGCCGCGCTGGTGAAGAGCCGGCGGCCCAAGTCCGTCTACCTCCGCGCCGATCGGCGCGTCCCGTACGGCGACGTGGTACGGGTGCTGGCGACGATCCGGACCTCCGGGGTATCTGATGTAGGACTGGTGGCGGAGGAGGAAGACCAGCCGTGA
- a CDS encoding TonB C-terminal domain-containing protein, whose amino-acid sequence MTGKGGRPGDRPGIAAGLAGTVVVHAAAIALLWTTVKPVDLGPTAYAVELVAAPAPAPEARPTPEAAPRPPAPEPPRPAPTKPTPTKPTPAPPKPTPQKPPARTEPNPVSTPRTQPLPGETPSTGNDAVTVNVPGMAFPYPDYLRNIVQEVYRRWARPLGNAALRAEVSFLILRDGSVREIRLTRASGSFSFDLTAQGAIEAAGASRAFGGLPDGYPADVLPVSFYFTPRTQ is encoded by the coding sequence GTGACGGGGAAGGGCGGCCGTCCCGGGGACCGGCCGGGGATCGCCGCGGGGCTGGCGGGGACGGTGGTGGTGCACGCCGCGGCGATCGCGCTCCTGTGGACCACCGTGAAGCCGGTGGACCTCGGTCCCACGGCGTATGCGGTGGAGCTGGTGGCGGCCCCGGCGCCTGCGCCCGAGGCCCGGCCCACCCCCGAGGCCGCGCCGCGCCCGCCGGCGCCGGAGCCGCCCAGGCCCGCCCCGACCAAGCCCACCCCGACCAAGCCCACGCCGGCGCCACCGAAGCCGACGCCGCAGAAGCCGCCGGCCCGGACCGAGCCAAACCCCGTCAGCACGCCGCGGACCCAGCCCCTGCCGGGGGAGACGCCGAGCACGGGGAACGACGCCGTCACCGTCAATGTGCCCGGCATGGCATTCCCGTATCCCGACTACCTCCGGAACATCGTGCAGGAGGTCTACCGGCGCTGGGCCCGGCCGCTCGGGAACGCCGCGCTCCGGGCGGAGGTGAGCTTCCTCATACTCCGGGACGGCTCGGTACGCGAGATTCGTCTGACCCGGGCCTCGGGGAGTTTCTCGTTCGACCTGACGGCCCAGGGCGCGATCGAGGCCGCCGGGGCCAGCCGGGCCTTCGGTGGCCTTCCCGATGGCTATCCGGCGGACGTGCTGCCGGTGTCCTTCTACTTCACGCCACGGACGCAATGA